The following coding sequences are from one Verrucomicrobiia bacterium window:
- a CDS encoding formylglycine-generating enzyme family protein, protein MKVVASHRRPILLFTLALYVFTNILHSAAPVVSNVRASQRPGSKLVDIFYDLSDPDSSAITIFIQISADGGATWTVPARSFSGAQGGGVTPGVNKYVVWNAGADWDGQFTTNCRVKISANDADPQGFALIPAGSFTMGDPFAEGYTDERPLHSVYVSAFYIEKAEVSKSLWDSVYQWAVTRGYTFDNAGGGKAADHPVHGVNWFDAVKWCNARSQVDGLTPVYYTDATLTNVYKTGQRVLYVKWNANGYRLPTEAEWEKAARGGLNGSRFPWGDIITHNLANYFSQYVFTYDASPTRDYHPTYNTGSFPYTSPVASFPPNGYGLYDMAGNVAEWCWDWYDSGWYSNSGATQADPKGPTTTGYRVHRGGSWYSAANIARCAFRGSVAPSFVATDLGFRCVKGF, encoded by the coding sequence ATGAAAGTCGTGGCCAGCCATCGTCGTCCCATTCTTCTTTTCACCCTTGCTCTGTATGTTTTTACAAACATCCTGCACTCCGCCGCACCGGTGGTTTCCAATGTGCGGGCGTCGCAGCGGCCGGGCAGCAAGCTCGTGGACATCTTCTATGACCTGAGCGATCCCGACAGCAGCGCCATCACCATTTTCATTCAAATTTCCGCCGATGGCGGCGCGACGTGGACCGTGCCGGCGCGCTCGTTTTCCGGGGCACAGGGCGGTGGGGTGACGCCTGGCGTGAACAAATATGTGGTCTGGAACGCGGGAGCGGATTGGGACGGTCAATTTACCACCAACTGCCGGGTCAAGATTTCCGCCAACGACGCCGATCCCCAAGGCTTTGCGCTCATTCCCGCCGGCTCCTTCACCATGGGCGATCCCTTTGCGGAGGGCTACACAGATGAACGCCCCCTCCATTCCGTTTACGTCAGCGCGTTTTACATCGAGAAGGCCGAAGTCAGCAAATCGCTTTGGGACAGTGTTTATCAGTGGGCGGTGACGCGGGGATACACCTTTGATAATGCCGGTGGGGGCAAAGCCGCCGACCATCCGGTGCATGGCGTGAATTGGTTTGATGCGGTGAAATGGTGCAATGCTCGTTCGCAAGTCGATGGGCTTACTCCGGTGTACTATACAGACGCCACCCTCACCAATGTTTATAAGACCGGCCAGCGCGTGCTTTATGTCAAATGGAATGCGAACGGCTACCGGCTGCCAACCGAGGCGGAATGGGAAAAAGCCGCGCGGGGCGGGTTGAACGGCAGTCGGTTTCCCTGGGGAGACATCATTACGCACAACCTGGCAAATTATTTTAGCCAGTACGTTTTTACCTACGATGCCAGCCCCACAAGAGACTACCACCCAACCTACAATACCGGAAGCTTTCCCTACACCAGCCCGGTGGCCTCGTTCCCGCCCAACGGGTATGGCTTGTACGATATGGCGGGTAACGTCGCGGAATGGTGCTGGGACTGGTATGACAGCGGTTGGTATTCCAATTCCGGCGCCACCCAGGCCGACCCCAAAGGCCCAACGACGACGGGCTATCGTGTGCATCGGGGCGGCTCTTGGTACTCTGCTGCCAACATCGCTCGGTGCGCGTTTCGCGGCAGCGTCGCGCCAAGTTTTGTCGCTACCGACCTCGGTTTCCGGTGCGTGAAAGGGTTCTGA
- a CDS encoding prepilin-type N-terminal cleavage/methylation domain-containing protein — protein sequence MSSRLSAGSRRFGFTLIELLVVIAIISILASLLLPALANAKAKGKRIACVSNIKQVVLAFTMFADDNGDRFPWGVDSSDGGTRGFGSTWLHFYAISNELVTPKVLHCPSDDNRTTANYFGRGPDGFAEPGMQNNALSFGIGPEASVRLPNMHLVLDRNIIGSSDNSNCDVAGIRGVITIFGVNGAYTTSGWGSDIHKNKGNVGLAEGSVHQYNERQLKRHMEQTGDPNLSNCVLKPQ from the coding sequence ATGAGCTCGCGTTTATCGGCCGGAAGCCGGCGTTTTGGCTTCACGTTGATTGAACTTCTGGTGGTCATTGCCATTATCAGCATCCTGGCCAGTCTGTTGTTGCCCGCGCTTGCCAATGCCAAGGCCAAGGGCAAACGCATCGCCTGCGTCAGCAACATCAAACAGGTGGTGCTGGCCTTCACCATGTTTGCGGACGACAACGGCGACCGATTCCCCTGGGGGGTGGACAGCAGCGACGGCGGCACGCGCGGCTTTGGCTCCACGTGGTTGCATTTCTACGCCATCTCCAACGAGCTGGTCACGCCCAAGGTCTTGCACTGCCCCAGTGATGACAACCGGACCACCGCCAACTATTTCGGGCGCGGCCCGGATGGTTTTGCCGAGCCCGGCATGCAAAACAATGCCCTCAGTTTTGGCATCGGGCCGGAGGCCTCCGTCCGCCTGCCCAACATGCATCTGGTGTTGGATCGCAACATCATTGGCAGCAGTGACAACAGCAACTGCGACGTGGCCGGGATTCGCGGCGTAATCACCATTTTTGGCGTCAACGGCGCCTACACCACCTCCGGGTGGGGCAGCGACATTCATAAAAATAAGGGCAACGTGGGCCTGGCTGAAGGCAGTGTGCATCAATACAATGAACGCCAGCTCAAGCGGCACATGGAGCAAACCGGCGATCCCAACCTCAGCAACTGCGTCTTGAAACCCCAGTAA
- the rnhC gene encoding ribonuclease HIII, with product MDKATRNNSEAEPAPPPNTYTLQLTPAQANALKEYLAARNYVPRQAPYADFAYATPELSLAYYPRRGRLVVQGKGAHDFVEFVLEPEILQSARLGYEEVHSPEMNMPRLGVDESGKGDFFGPLCAAGVYVNAEIVKALQKAGIRDSKSVGSDREIARLAGIIRRTPGCVYRVVPIGNEAYNRMYVKMKSVNRILAWAHAQVIENLCLVKYQMQPPPALAIVDQFAHTEDTVERALKALGREIEVKQRHKAESDVAVAAASILARDEFVQRLKKMEQRYGMVFPKGASDKVEAVAQEFVQRHGAEELRKVAKLHFRTAYRAQGLPEPPRQEWKGRRS from the coding sequence ATGGACAAGGCAACGCGCAACAATTCCGAGGCAGAACCGGCCCCTCCTCCCAACACCTACACCCTGCAGCTGACGCCGGCTCAGGCCAACGCTTTGAAGGAATACCTGGCCGCCCGGAATTATGTGCCGCGGCAGGCGCCCTATGCCGACTTTGCCTATGCCACCCCCGAGCTGAGCCTGGCTTATTATCCCCGGCGGGGCCGGCTGGTGGTCCAGGGCAAGGGAGCTCATGACTTTGTGGAGTTCGTGCTGGAACCGGAGATTTTACAAAGCGCCCGGCTGGGCTACGAGGAGGTGCACTCACCGGAGATGAACATGCCCCGGCTGGGGGTGGACGAATCGGGCAAGGGGGATTTCTTTGGCCCCCTGTGCGCGGCGGGCGTGTATGTGAATGCGGAGATTGTCAAAGCCCTCCAGAAAGCCGGGATTCGCGATTCCAAAAGCGTGGGCAGCGACCGGGAGATTGCACGCCTGGCGGGCATCATCCGCCGCACCCCGGGCTGCGTGTACCGCGTGGTGCCGATTGGCAATGAGGCGTACAACCGGATGTACGTCAAAATGAAAAGCGTGAATCGCATCCTGGCGTGGGCGCATGCGCAGGTCATCGAGAATTTGTGCCTCGTCAAGTATCAGATGCAGCCTCCGCCGGCACTGGCCATTGTGGATCAATTTGCCCATACCGAAGACACGGTGGAACGAGCGCTAAAAGCGTTGGGACGCGAAATCGAGGTCAAACAGCGGCATAAGGCTGAGAGCGACGTGGCGGTGGCGGCGGCCTCCATACTGGCGCGGGATGAATTTGTGCAGCGCCTCAAGAAAATGGAGCAACGCTACGGCATGGTTTTTCCCAAGGGCGCCTCCGATAAAGTGGAGGCGGTGGCCCAGGAGTTTGTCCAGCGCCATGGCGCGGAGGAGTTGCGGAAAGTGGCCAAATTGCACTTCCGCACGGCCTATCGCGCTCAGGGGTTGCCTGAGCCGCCCCGGCAGGAATGGAAGGGACGGCGGAGTTAA
- a CDS encoding DUF1559 domain-containing protein, protein MMMRRPLPLTAHGFTRTDLVVVLSVCALLLLTGASLLGKTQAGAHRATCTNNLRQLGVAILKFAAEHNDMPPWFTPVSEGGSGGASLVYAHMFFLSNYVDSPRLVVCPSDPEKRPAVDFSANPNGLAGMSNSAAGYVIMTELDMRTGDSPLMADRLMGGGSEIGSCPGSGFTLSSFKSNYPVKRNRIVSGYPPPFWLPQLHATALGNVLFADGRVDSCDSKGLVRAYEYNPLDSNKSGCTMIP, encoded by the coding sequence ATGATGATGCGACGACCATTGCCCCTCACGGCGCACGGCTTCACGCGTACCGATTTGGTGGTGGTACTCAGTGTGTGCGCGCTGCTGCTGCTTACCGGCGCCAGTTTGCTGGGCAAAACGCAGGCTGGTGCCCACCGGGCCACTTGCACCAACAACCTGCGGCAACTGGGTGTGGCCATTTTAAAATTTGCGGCTGAACACAACGACATGCCCCCTTGGTTTACGCCGGTTTCTGAGGGGGGCAGTGGCGGAGCAAGTCTGGTGTATGCACACATGTTTTTCCTGTCCAACTATGTGGACAGTCCGCGGTTGGTGGTCTGTCCCAGTGACCCGGAAAAACGGCCGGCGGTGGATTTTTCCGCCAATCCCAATGGCTTGGCGGGCATGAGCAATAGCGCCGCCGGCTATGTCATCATGACCGAGCTGGATATGAGAACCGGCGATAGTCCCTTGATGGCGGACCGTCTCATGGGGGGGGGAAGTGAAATCGGGTCTTGTCCGGGTTCAGGTTTTACGCTTTCAAGCTTTAAGTCCAATTATCCGGTTAAACGGAATCGGATTGTTTCCGGTTATCCGCCCCCTTTTTGGTTGCCTCAACTGCACGCCACAGCCTTGGGCAATGTCTTGTTTGCGGACGGACGCGTGGACTCCTGTGACTCAAAGGGTTTGGTGCGGGCCTATGAGTACAATCCCTTGGATAGTAATAAAAGCGGCTGCACAATGATTCCTTAA
- a CDS encoding exosortase/archaeosortase family protein, giving the protein MSGASNPQVPAQAALPWPTLLVLGGVWFWVCLMLAPEWEINPQYSYGWGVPLLALYLFARRWPPGPPEPPATPHWRWLMAGLLVVCLPLQVVYEANPDWRLLTWAAAVLGVVTSLLMLWGVGGPGWAWRLAFPIFFMLTSVPWPTGLETRVVNGLLSFITGVTTEALNWLGVAAFRQGNIIKLASGLSVGVNEACSGVRSLQTAVMVTLFMGEWFRLRWGGRGALLVAGIAWAIFLNMLRTGWLAWLTARHGAEAQRSWHDPAGLLLFGLLVGGVALMGWLAQRGSRPDEPKTSVTDAADAAWLPRGWAFALCGWLGLCLGVTEAWYRWHEQERGPRLAWRVRWPTDAPGFQLRAVDEEIRVLLRSTQSESALWERGGGVHWILFFNRWAPSRVSSLMARVHRPEICLPATGFELVERQPAALFPAGNLELPFRTYVFTGQGRTWYVFFCVMEERPLPGGGWPEAEPTRWQRLRQAWLGRRNLGQQALEAVLTGYPSLAEAQRAWLTELPRLIVTE; this is encoded by the coding sequence ATGAGCGGTGCCTCCAACCCCCAGGTGCCGGCGCAGGCCGCCCTGCCGTGGCCGACGCTGCTGGTGCTGGGCGGCGTGTGGTTTTGGGTGTGTCTGATGCTGGCGCCGGAATGGGAGATCAATCCGCAGTACAGCTACGGGTGGGGCGTGCCCTTGCTGGCGTTGTATTTGTTTGCGCGGCGCTGGCCGCCCGGCCCGCCTGAGCCGCCTGCCACGCCCCATTGGCGATGGCTGATGGCGGGCCTGCTGGTTGTCTGCCTGCCCTTGCAGGTGGTGTACGAGGCCAACCCAGATTGGCGGCTCCTCACCTGGGCGGCGGCGGTGCTGGGCGTGGTGACCAGCCTGCTCATGCTGTGGGGCGTCGGAGGCCCGGGATGGGCGTGGCGGCTGGCTTTTCCGATCTTTTTCATGTTAACCTCAGTACCGTGGCCGACTGGATTGGAGACGCGCGTAGTCAATGGCCTGCTCAGTTTCATTACAGGCGTGACCACCGAGGCTTTGAACTGGCTGGGGGTGGCGGCCTTTCGTCAGGGCAACATCATTAAACTGGCCAGTGGTTTGAGTGTGGGCGTCAACGAAGCCTGCAGCGGTGTGCGCTCGCTGCAAACGGCGGTAATGGTGACGCTGTTCATGGGCGAGTGGTTTCGGCTGCGCTGGGGGGGGCGCGGGGCGCTGTTGGTGGCGGGCATAGCGTGGGCGATATTTTTGAACATGCTGCGCACGGGCTGGCTGGCGTGGTTGACGGCCCGCCACGGGGCCGAGGCCCAGCGGAGCTGGCATGACCCGGCGGGCCTGCTGTTGTTTGGTTTGTTGGTGGGCGGCGTGGCCCTGATGGGCTGGCTGGCCCAGCGCGGCAGCCGGCCTGACGAGCCTAAAACTTCCGTGACAGATGCCGCCGACGCCGCCTGGCTGCCCCGGGGCTGGGCTTTCGCGTTGTGTGGCTGGCTGGGACTTTGCCTGGGGGTGACGGAGGCGTGGTATCGCTGGCATGAGCAGGAGCGCGGGCCCCGGCTGGCGTGGCGCGTGCGTTGGCCCACGGACGCGCCAGGCTTCCAACTGCGGGCGGTGGACGAAGAAATCCGGGTCTTGCTGCGCAGTACGCAGAGCGAATCGGCCTTGTGGGAGCGGGGCGGGGGGGTGCACTGGATTTTGTTTTTCAACCGCTGGGCGCCCAGCCGGGTGTCGTCGCTCATGGCGCGGGTGCATCGGCCGGAGATCTGCCTGCCTGCCACCGGATTTGAACTGGTGGAGCGGCAGCCAGCGGCGCTCTTCCCCGCGGGCAACCTTGAGCTGCCCTTTCGCACGTATGTTTTTACGGGGCAGGGGCGCACGTGGTATGTTTTCTTTTGTGTGATGGAAGAGCGCCCCCTGCCCGGCGGCGGCTGGCCGGAGGCCGAGCCAACCCGTTGGCAGCGTTTGCGGCAGGCGTGGCTGGGGCGGCGCAATTTGGGCCAGCAAGCCCTGGAGGCCGTGCTGACGGGGTATCCCAGTCTGGCCGAGGCCCAGCGGGCATGGTTGACGGAATTGCCGCGGTTGATTGTAACGGAATAG
- a CDS encoding NAD-dependent epimerase/dehydratase family protein, whose amino-acid sequence MNCFITGASGFIGAHVVQELIARGHRVRALLRPSADTRALAGLEYERITGDVTQPETYAAALRGCDWCFHVAASYHLWLPDYRPMYATNVEGTRRILETAWSAGCQRLVYTSTVGCIGLPQPGVHPVVPTDENTPVSEAQMSNHYKRSKWQAEQVARELAARGAPVIIVNPSAPIGPCDTKPTPTGQIIVDFLRRQMPAYLDTGLNWVHVRDVAVGHLLAAEKGRVGERYILGHAEGNWTMRQTLATLAELSGLPAPRWQIPYAVAFLAACVDETLARLTGRPPRAPLAGVRMARYKMFFNPAKAIRELGLPQTPPREAFAEAIAWFRAHGYAPPK is encoded by the coding sequence ATGAACTGTTTTATCACCGGCGCTTCGGGTTTTATTGGCGCCCATGTGGTCCAGGAACTCATTGCCCGCGGGCATCGGGTGCGCGCCCTTCTGCGGCCTTCTGCTGATACCCGGGCGCTGGCCGGCCTGGAGTACGAGCGCATCACCGGCGACGTCACCCAGCCCGAAACGTATGCCGCCGCCCTGCGCGGGTGTGACTGGTGCTTTCACGTCGCCGCCAGCTATCATCTCTGGCTGCCCGACTACCGCCCCATGTACGCCACCAACGTCGAAGGCACCCGCCGGATTCTGGAAACGGCCTGGTCTGCCGGTTGTCAACGTCTCGTGTACACCAGCACGGTGGGTTGTATCGGCCTGCCCCAACCGGGGGTTCATCCGGTGGTGCCCACTGACGAAAACACCCCCGTTTCCGAAGCGCAAATGAGCAATCACTACAAGCGCAGCAAATGGCAGGCCGAGCAGGTGGCGCGCGAACTGGCCGCCCGGGGCGCGCCGGTCATCATCGTCAACCCCAGCGCCCCCATCGGCCCATGCGACACCAAGCCCACTCCCACGGGCCAAATCATCGTGGACTTTCTCCGCCGCCAGATGCCCGCCTATTTGGATACCGGCCTGAATTGGGTGCATGTGCGCGATGTGGCGGTGGGCCATCTGCTCGCCGCCGAAAAGGGGCGGGTGGGCGAGCGTTACATCCTCGGGCATGCCGAAGGCAACTGGACCATGCGCCAAACTCTGGCAACCCTGGCGGAACTGTCGGGTCTGCCTGCTCCCCGCTGGCAAATCCCCTACGCTGTGGCCTTCCTGGCCGCCTGCGTGGACGAGACCCTGGCGCGCCTGACCGGCCGCCCCCCCCGCGCTCCGCTGGCCGGGGTGCGCATGGCCCGCTATAAGATGTTTTTCAACCCCGCCAAGGCCATTCGGGAATTGGGCCTGCCGCAGACTCCGCCCCGCGAGGCATTTGCTGAGGCCATTGCGTGGTTTCGCGCCCACGGCTACGCCCCGCCAAAGTAA
- the nadB gene encoding L-aspartate oxidase — MGNVKHYDFLVIGSGIAGLFFALKAAAGGTVAVVTKKNRAESNTNYAQGGIASVMSKEDSFEEHVRDTLVAGAGLCKEEVVRTIVQDGPARIAELIEYGARFSVRPDPAAPGHAALDLTREGGHSKRRILHAQDITGRELERALLEACTGQPNIHIFENHFGVDLITTAKMGLPGPNRCVGTYVLNKTTGQVDTFAARVVVLATGGCGKVYLYTTNPDIATGDGVAMAYRAGVPIANMEFIQFHPTCLYHPKAKSFLISEAVRGEGGVLKNLAGEEFMNNVHPLKSLAPRDIVARAIDSEMKRTGADYVLLDISHLSARFVMNRFPNIYETLLKYGIDMTKEPIPVVPAAHYQCGGVLATVDGETELPGLLAIGEVACTGLHGANRLASNSLLEAVVCAHRAAQLALRSPLPPPPEHLPQWQSGHATNADEMVVVSHNWDEIRRVMWDYVGIVRTTKRLQRARNRILNLQAEIQEFYWDFLVTADLLELRNIATVAELIVACALQRPESRGLHYTLDHPHPDPAWEKRDTLIRRPPPPLPT, encoded by the coding sequence ATGGGCAACGTGAAGCATTACGATTTTCTCGTCATTGGCAGCGGCATCGCCGGACTGTTCTTTGCCCTCAAAGCCGCCGCCGGCGGCACCGTCGCCGTGGTCACCAAGAAAAATCGCGCGGAGTCCAATACCAACTATGCCCAGGGCGGCATCGCCTCGGTGATGAGCAAGGAGGACAGCTTTGAAGAACACGTGCGCGACACCCTCGTGGCCGGCGCCGGGCTGTGCAAGGAAGAAGTGGTCCGCACCATTGTGCAGGACGGCCCCGCCCGGATTGCGGAGCTGATCGAATATGGGGCGCGTTTCAGTGTCCGGCCTGATCCCGCCGCGCCCGGTCATGCCGCCCTCGACCTCACCCGCGAAGGCGGCCATTCCAAGCGCCGCATCCTCCACGCCCAGGACATCACCGGCCGCGAGCTTGAACGCGCCCTGCTGGAGGCCTGCACCGGCCAGCCCAACATCCACATTTTCGAGAACCATTTTGGCGTGGACCTGATCACCACCGCCAAGATGGGGCTGCCCGGCCCCAACCGCTGCGTGGGCACCTACGTGCTCAACAAAACCACCGGGCAGGTGGACACCTTTGCCGCGCGCGTGGTCGTCCTCGCCACCGGCGGCTGCGGCAAGGTTTATCTTTACACCACCAACCCCGACATCGCCACCGGCGATGGCGTGGCCATGGCCTATCGGGCCGGCGTGCCCATCGCCAACATGGAATTCATCCAATTTCACCCCACCTGCCTCTACCATCCCAAAGCCAAATCGTTCCTCATCAGCGAGGCCGTGCGCGGCGAAGGCGGCGTGCTGAAAAACTTGGCCGGCGAGGAATTCATGAACAACGTGCATCCGCTCAAGTCCCTGGCCCCGCGCGACATTGTGGCCCGCGCCATTGACAGCGAGATGAAACGCACCGGCGCGGATTACGTGCTCCTGGACATTTCGCATCTCTCGGCCCGGTTCGTCATGAATCGCTTTCCCAACATCTACGAAACCCTGCTCAAGTACGGGATTGACATGACCAAGGAGCCCATCCCCGTCGTCCCCGCCGCCCATTACCAGTGCGGCGGCGTGCTGGCCACGGTGGACGGCGAGACCGAGCTGCCCGGCCTGCTGGCCATTGGCGAAGTGGCCTGCACCGGCCTCCATGGTGCCAATCGCCTGGCCAGCAACTCCCTGCTCGAAGCCGTGGTCTGCGCGCATCGCGCCGCCCAACTGGCTCTGCGCTCCCCCCTCCCCCCCCCGCCCGAGCACCTGCCCCAATGGCAGAGCGGCCATGCTACCAACGCCGATGAAATGGTGGTGGTGTCGCACAACTGGGACGAAATCCGCCGCGTGATGTGGGACTATGTGGGCATTGTCCGCACCACCAAACGCCTCCAGCGCGCCCGCAACCGCATCCTCAATCTTCAGGCCGAAATTCAGGAGTTTTATTGGGATTTCCTCGTCACGGCCGACCTGCTCGAATTGCGCAACATCGCCACCGTGGCCGAGCTGATCGTGGCCTGCGCCCTCCAACGCCCCGAAAGCCGCGGCCTCCATTACACGCTCGACCACCCCCATCCCGATCCCGCCTGGGAAAAACGCGACACCCTCATCCGCCGCCCCCCTCCCCCCCTGCCCACCTAG
- a CDS encoding tetratricopeptide repeat protein: MSIFLPDPEAPPRWWRRVLWVVVLLALVAGLLLAPSAYERLKVRRAQAMAELARSHLTRKDFNAAVETAQSALHLNPANREALRVLALVFTEFKREEAFSLWETLWRGQPPPQEERDMLVDLALFLRRWDKAEQYLIQALRETPERPATLRQAAHFFEQRGQTAQSIAACRAYLALQPADEEIQLLLARQLLTLTNSAEQAQARAILRQLTTSTNQGTVLVAVGFWSGARDMTPEEAQYCRERLQTLPAGVTRDFLLQDLALRSAPQRREEIIAETIKQFQKGGEDRLLGLARWLNGRGEYLRVLEVLPESVAFKNQDFFLVFCDAIAGLSDWPRLQALLANDQVPLPGWLRELYRARVAMELGRENQAVAHWDQAQSQAANLPEALLYLGEYAEKIGAVAEAARAYRRLATFPTYTRRAYLALIQLYENRGDTAELRRLMQDMVKLYPDDEAPRNDLAYLELLLEINIEGARQVAESLVAKRPDMMAYRTTLALAHLRRKDYAGLRAAYQKSTLVWDQALPGWQAVYVAALGALGETNLARQLAPTVPLARLKPEERELLRPWL; the protein is encoded by the coding sequence ATGAGCATTTTTTTACCGGATCCAGAGGCTCCGCCCCGGTGGTGGCGGCGGGTGCTGTGGGTGGTGGTGCTCCTGGCGCTGGTGGCGGGGCTGCTGCTGGCGCCCTCCGCCTATGAGCGCTTGAAAGTCCGCCGCGCCCAAGCCATGGCTGAGCTGGCCCGCAGCCATCTCACGCGCAAGGACTTTAACGCAGCGGTGGAAACCGCCCAGTCGGCCCTGCATTTGAACCCCGCCAACCGCGAGGCCCTGCGGGTGCTGGCACTGGTGTTCACCGAATTCAAGCGCGAGGAGGCCTTTAGTTTGTGGGAAACTTTGTGGCGCGGCCAGCCCCCGCCGCAGGAGGAGCGGGACATGCTGGTGGATCTGGCCCTCTTTTTGCGCCGGTGGGATAAAGCCGAACAGTATCTAATTCAAGCCCTGCGCGAGACTCCTGAGCGGCCGGCCACCCTGCGGCAGGCGGCGCATTTTTTTGAGCAACGCGGACAAACCGCGCAATCCATTGCGGCCTGCCGTGCCTATCTGGCGCTGCAACCGGCCGATGAAGAAATCCAGTTGCTGCTGGCCCGCCAGCTTTTGACCCTCACCAACTCGGCGGAGCAGGCACAGGCCAGGGCCATACTTCGACAGCTCACCACCTCCACCAACCAGGGCACGGTCCTGGTGGCGGTGGGCTTCTGGTCCGGCGCACGGGACATGACGCCGGAAGAGGCGCAATATTGTCGGGAACGCCTCCAAACCCTGCCGGCCGGGGTGACCCGTGACTTTTTATTGCAAGACCTCGCCCTGCGCAGTGCGCCGCAGCGCCGGGAGGAGATTATTGCCGAGACAATCAAACAGTTTCAAAAGGGGGGGGAGGATCGCCTGCTGGGGTTGGCCCGCTGGCTCAATGGCCGGGGCGAATACCTGCGGGTGCTGGAGGTGCTGCCCGAATCGGTGGCCTTCAAGAATCAGGACTTCTTCCTGGTTTTTTGCGATGCCATTGCAGGTCTAAGTGACTGGCCGCGGTTGCAGGCCCTTCTGGCCAATGACCAGGTGCCGCTGCCCGGCTGGCTGCGGGAGCTGTACCGTGCGCGGGTGGCCATGGAATTGGGACGGGAAAACCAGGCCGTGGCCCACTGGGATCAGGCGCAGAGCCAGGCCGCCAATCTGCCGGAGGCCCTACTCTACCTGGGCGAATACGCCGAGAAAATCGGCGCTGTGGCCGAGGCTGCCCGCGCCTATCGGCGGCTGGCCACGTTTCCCACTTATACGCGGCGGGCCTATCTGGCGCTCATTCAACTTTATGAAAATCGCGGTGACACCGCCGAATTGCGGCGGTTGATGCAGGACATGGTGAAACTCTATCCGGACGATGAGGCGCCCCGCAACGATCTGGCCTACTTGGAGCTGCTGCTGGAAATTAACATTGAGGGGGCGCGGCAGGTGGCCGAGTCGCTGGTGGCCAAACGACCGGACATGATGGCCTACCGCACCACGCTGGCCTTGGCGCACCTGCGGCGCAAAGACTATGCGGGTTTACGGGCTGCCTACCAGAAAAGCACCCTGGTTTGGGATCAAGCCCTGCCCGGCTGGCAGGCGGTTTACGTGGCCGCCCTCGGGGCGCTGGGCGAAACCAATCTGGCCCGCCAACTGGCGCCCACCGTGCCCTTGGCCCGGCTTAAACCCGAAGAGCGCGAGCTGTTGCGCCCCTGGTTGTAG